DNA sequence from the Armigeres subalbatus isolate Guangzhou_Male chromosome 1, GZ_Asu_2, whole genome shotgun sequence genome:
cgtaccatctatggtggggtgcagatgacggaaggtgcgtggaggaagcgaatgaatcccgagttgcatcagctgttgggagaaccatccattgttcacccctcgaaaatcgaaagactgcggtgggctcgGTAAAAATAGTTCTCGATAACAATCCGATTGGAACAAGGAGGCGAGgttgcacagcgagcaaggtggatcaatcaagTGAAGGAAGAATTGCGgatcctccgcagactgcgtggttggcgatgtgcagccatggaccgaccTGAATGGAGatgacttttatgcactgcacaggggccctccttagccgtgcggtaagatgcgtggctacaatggaagaccatgctgagggtggctgggttcgattcccggtgtcggtctagacacttttcgggttggaaattgtctcgacttccctgggcataaaagtgtcgtgttagcctcatgatatacgattgcaacaattggcttagaaacctcgcagttaaaaactgtggaagtgcttaatgatcactaagctgcgaggcggctctgtcccagtgtcgggatgtaatgccagaaagaagaagaagaaggccacCCCGGTCGTAGTCGGAAAAAATAAAGCTTAAAGAAGCGTTTGTTTgtgaaactgcatatgtgacatttttggccaaaatgatatATTCTGAAttgtattctgaatcctcgttcaaaagtaagtttcctggcaaaaaaaacgagaaaaaaaatttgatcGGAATACTCATTCAATACTTCCTTCCCTTTGCAGTTTCGAAAAAACGCATCATAGAGTGGCATCATAGAATGGTAGGCATATCTTAAAAGCAGCAGGGCTAATGACGTTGCGATCTgtgaataatgaaaatgaaaatgaaataagAACTCACCTCTACTTCGAATGGAATAGCTTCTGAAAAGCTACTCGGTATAGTCATGATACGGATGTTGCTATTATAATCTGCGActgccaaaaatttcttcgatgcCGATAACTTGTGTTGCGAAAGATACGTTAGGATATTTCCACCAAGACTAACCGTTAAACAAGGAGTATCAATACGCACTGTAATTTAGAAATTATTTATTGTTAGCAAACTTTTGCTGCGTTCAATGGCCTACCATTTGTATCCCAAATTTCCAGATCACCATTGGCATTGGCAATGAAAAACACGCACGCTCGATCCAAGCTCCACCTCGCGGCAGTTACCCTTCTATCACGTCTTCTCCAAAATATTGCCGAGTTGAGACATTCCTCACTCCACAAGGCCAGTACGTTGCCACCGATGGTCAAAAATATATCAGCACAGAATGGGTTCCGTTCCACCAATAACACAGGTCCATCATGGATTGCCGCAAATTTCTCCCTCTGCTTTAGCGATTCCTCATTGGTTGCCGCTCCCTGGTCAAAATCATGTCCTTCCCAGTGGCCTTTTATTATATCTCCCAACAGACTTCCAATCACCATTTTCATGCAATACTGCACTGCTACCGGCTGAGCTTGATGTTCGATTCTGGTAGCGATATCGGCCTTTTTGTAGTCCCCATCTATTGGTATGAATTCATATAAAGCTTCGTCAATGGAAATCGATGTGATCGGAGTATCACATTTGATTCTAAAGATTGGATAAAATACGTTGTCCAACGATTGATATGGAGAAGCTTCCCCGGAAGCAACTGTTTTTGAAGTGGGCGGAGCTTTTTTTAAAGCAGGAACTGTGAAATCCAAGTCCCAAAAACAGACGGTGCCGTCGATAGATGTAGTCaatataaatcgatgtaacttaTCAGCATGTGCCCGAATCTGTCCGGTTGTGGCACAATAGTAATTCCGAGGAAGCCATTTGATTGCTGTGATGTGTTTCCTTGGTGATTTATCCATAGCACTGATGGCCACAGGTTCGACCGTTTGATTACCTTCCTCTACTTTGGACCAGCCCATGAGCTTTCTAATTTCCTGGCGATACATTTGCTGTTTCGGAGTAATATCCTCGACTTGTTCAACACGCTCTATCTCGCCCTTCAAATCCCAAATCAGTATTTGCCCAGACGCCAAACCAGCCAGAAGTAAATTTCCATCATAAGGGCAAAATGAAAGTGAAGTGACTTCACGACTAGATCTCAGTTCCAACTTCTGAGTAAGGGTTTCATCGAAACTCCACATCAAGACCGGACATTTATCGAACACGATACGGTTCACGGGGTCGATCGAATTCGTCTCTCTATCTTCGATATCCACTACAGTGCATAACGTGTTAAAGTTATACGCAGCTACGAATATCCCTGAATATTTAGGATGCCAATCCATAGCCGACACGTAACGATTCTCACACTTTGCTCGATCAGTAAAGCTGAGACATTCTTCGACAACTGGTGTTTGATATTTGTGAACCTTGCGTTTCGAAATACAGGGGTAGTCGTTTTTATACATGTCCACCTGATTGAATTCTAGAGTGTTCAGCAGCTCCTGAACGTAACTGTTCGGCTTCGATGATTGACCTTTATCATCCGCAGCAATAGTGGGCTTGTTTGCTGCATCTGCTTCCTCCTGAGTAATTTCATACAAGTATTGGGACCATGCGTTGGTCGGAAAGGTGGGATCGGTTTGTTGGTACTGATGAATTTTCGGTGGACACGTTTGAATGGCGAAATCCACCAAtttgcgctgaaggttgtcgaATTTGAACTTACCGGGAACAAGCTCTACATAACCATCCCGAACGTCATCTACCATGCGGTGACTGAAAGCATCGCTGCAACGTTTCACAGGAAAAACACTTTGCGTTTCTAAATTAACCACATTCAAACGTTTGATAGGTATGTAACATTGCACCTGcaacaaaatatttgaaaaaataaaactgattaATTCGCCTAGCGGTGTTAAGTGCATTTCGCGAGAAATATAATAGGTAAATTGTGTTTATGAGAATTCTTAAAATGCACTGTTAGATGGATGGACAGATTATTTATATTTAGATATACATATATTCATTTCAAACACAACCTgttacgagcaaatcggatgagtatAAAtgccaaaatgtttttttttctatacacGTTTTCGGATTAGTATTTTGACCTTGACTTATAATCCCATAATCCAattcggccaatttttaaaCGGAGACAATGGGATAGAATTCCACATCAAGCtttcaacttgttgcgagcaaagcGGTCAAGAGTaagtgcacacacacacactgggctgcgaaatggtgagttgatgtctgggaaggagcgtcctcacaagttccaatctcacgcttccacgggtcttccgatgacaatcgaccgccagctaagggttttgtacttagctggtagtgcagtcagggcactgttgtccttctgacatcagcttgactgagggggtgcgaccaaggggaccatcgtccctaacttctaatcccaaggcgttaagcgacctgTGCCGAAgagatgcatggccaggggggggggaataataagctaggcctttaacggagcctgtggggtacctgggcaccctccaca
Encoded proteins:
- the LOC134207730 gene encoding dynein axonemal intermediate chain 3, whose protein sequence is MSHVTQMSHLKSTSGFDDGKSDKSDRSEENFDFDSSEDEEITMILGFRDDEARQRLINFPKSTRMVISPDLQAEIGMEIGHTISAEHPWKQIKKEVLEDHLPGKDATQQQLKEKLKDLDPGKLILVGYSPELSTEDDVFIVFIDDRETKEASELIKRIELLERHKARGILKKRARKWKDQGSHQKVQCYIPIKRLNVVNLETQSVFPVKRCSDAFSHRMVDDVRDGYVELVPGKFKFDNLQRKLVDFAIQTCPPKIHQYQQTDPTFPTNAWSQYLYEITQEEADAANKPTIAADDKGQSSKPNSYVQELLNTLEFNQVDMYKNDYPCISKRKVHKYQTPVVEECLSFTDRAKCENRYVSAMDWHPKYSGIFVAAYNFNTLCTVVDIEDRETNSIDPVNRIVFDKCPVLMWSFDETLTQKLELRSSREVTSLSFCPYDGNLLLAGLASGQILIWDLKGEIERVEQVEDITPKQQMYRQEIRKLMGWSKVEEGNQTVEPVAISAMDKSPRKHITAIKWLPRNYYCATTGQIRAHADKLHRFILTTSIDGTVCFWDLDFTVPALKKAPPTSKTVASGEASPYQSLDNVFYPIFRIKCDTPITSISIDEALYEFIPIDGDYKKADIATRIEHQAQPVAVQYCMKMVIGSLLGDIIKGHWEGHDFDQGAATNEESLKQREKFAAIHDGPVLLVERNPFCADIFLTIGGNVLALWSEECLNSAIFWRRRDRRVTAARWSLDRACVFFIANANGDLEIWDTNVRIDTPCLTVSLGGNILTYLSQHKLSASKKFLAVADYNSNIRIMTIPSSFSEAIPFEVEKFRKLIDYELTRKQSQEDWIQSYYEAHKETIEAQVKAKREAKELAERMEVELKEHSEYMKRQAVEEAKKKAMKDAEKRVDLAKRLDAKWRQKSYKRLLRSMMERRNISPDQLAKQMKPEKERRKYNEEKRTAIAEDLARIEDDYEEVKGQLIPVESVIVTRAEQLKSHMDKYREEMLDYHRVEEEAREVLENFQLPQIASFSDVLIKGRQRREVINRELGANIEHLESYERKKIQRRLVANEARGDTDSNASVTSPDAFQRARSVTFIDDIPEELRRQMSQEQELESPRKNTPVNDE